In Scyliorhinus canicula chromosome 27, sScyCan1.1, whole genome shotgun sequence, the following proteins share a genomic window:
- the polr1g gene encoding CD3e molecule, epsilon associated protein isoform X1, with protein MAAAAGSGKMTKFECPSEFLPCPRAPLCSLTPEKVNDPSTELWLIKAPADFDPHGFSGRKIPLVGFQTLKSKTYRDKLYNVFGTSGGAEGVSLVLPLEKEGHGESCPPFAGCITIGESWEDPSGSEGLRSIPVSPAPSIPPGLKLRFQPFGAAVPWRLPRKRRGDSAVAPELGDQGEPLAKRRKGANTVAVSGHEPEQEEAAFEHSDTGSVELGHRKREKKRRKHKEAEIPQTVPWEVGHKKKKKKKDKH; from the exons atggcggcggcggcgg gATCCGGTAAGATGACCAAATTCGAATGCCCTTCGGAATTTCTCCCGTGCCCACGTGCGCCATTGTGCTCTCTCACGCCAGAGAAGGTGAACGATCCTTCCACCGAGCTCTGGCTCATCAAGGCCCCCGCGGACTTCGATCCCCACGG TTTCTCCGGAAGGAAGATCCCGTTGGTCGGTTTTCAGACACTCAAGTCAAAGACATACAGGGACAAACTGTACAACGTGTTTGGCACGTCCGGCGGAGCAGAAGGGGTCAGTCTGGTCCTCCCCCTGGAGAAGGAAGGCCACGGCGAGAGCTGTCCACCGTTTGCCGGGTGCATCACCATCGGAGAGAGCTGGGAGGATCCGTCCGGGAGCGAGGGGCTGCGCTCCATCCCCGTCAGCCCGGCGCCCAGCATCCCGCCGGGCTTGAAGCTGAGGTTCCAGCCTTTCGGCGCGGCCGTGCCCTGGCGGCTGCCACGGAAACGCCGCGGCGACTCGGCCGTGGCGCCGGAGCTCGGTGACCAGGGGGAGCCCCTGGCCAAGAGGAGGAAGGGGGCGAATACGGTGGCGGTCAGCGGGCACGAGCcagagcaggaagaagctgcctTCGAACACTCAGACACCGGATCGGTGGAGCTCGGACACAGAAAGCGGGAGAAGAAAAGGAGAAAACACAAAGAGGCCGAGATCCCACAGACTGTGCCCTGGGAGGTGGGTcacaagaagaaaaagaagaaaaaagataAACATTAA
- the polr1g gene encoding CD3e molecule, epsilon associated protein isoform X3 produces the protein MAAGSGKMTKFECPSEFLPCPRAPLCSLTPEKVNDPSTELWLIKAPADFDPHGFSGRKIPLVGFQTLKSKTYRDKLYNVFGTSGGAEGVSLVLPLEKEGHGESCPPFAGCITIGESWEDPSGSEGLRSIPVSPAPSIPPGLKLRFQPFGAAVPWRLPRKRRGDSAVAPELGDQGEPLAKRRKGANTVAVSGHEPEQEEAAFEHSDTGSVELGHRKREKKRRKHKEAEIPQTVPWEVGHKKKKKKKDKH, from the exons atggcggcg ggATCCGGTAAGATGACCAAATTCGAATGCCCTTCGGAATTTCTCCCGTGCCCACGTGCGCCATTGTGCTCTCTCACGCCAGAGAAGGTGAACGATCCTTCCACCGAGCTCTGGCTCATCAAGGCCCCCGCGGACTTCGATCCCCACGG TTTCTCCGGAAGGAAGATCCCGTTGGTCGGTTTTCAGACACTCAAGTCAAAGACATACAGGGACAAACTGTACAACGTGTTTGGCACGTCCGGCGGAGCAGAAGGGGTCAGTCTGGTCCTCCCCCTGGAGAAGGAAGGCCACGGCGAGAGCTGTCCACCGTTTGCCGGGTGCATCACCATCGGAGAGAGCTGGGAGGATCCGTCCGGGAGCGAGGGGCTGCGCTCCATCCCCGTCAGCCCGGCGCCCAGCATCCCGCCGGGCTTGAAGCTGAGGTTCCAGCCTTTCGGCGCGGCCGTGCCCTGGCGGCTGCCACGGAAACGCCGCGGCGACTCGGCCGTGGCGCCGGAGCTCGGTGACCAGGGGGAGCCCCTGGCCAAGAGGAGGAAGGGGGCGAATACGGTGGCGGTCAGCGGGCACGAGCcagagcaggaagaagctgcctTCGAACACTCAGACACCGGATCGGTGGAGCTCGGACACAGAAAGCGGGAGAAGAAAAGGAGAAAACACAAAGAGGCCGAGATCCCACAGACTGTGCCCTGGGAGGTGGGTcacaagaagaaaaagaagaaaaaagataAACATTAA
- the polr1g gene encoding CD3e molecule, epsilon associated protein isoform X2 produces MAAAGSGKMTKFECPSEFLPCPRAPLCSLTPEKVNDPSTELWLIKAPADFDPHGFSGRKIPLVGFQTLKSKTYRDKLYNVFGTSGGAEGVSLVLPLEKEGHGESCPPFAGCITIGESWEDPSGSEGLRSIPVSPAPSIPPGLKLRFQPFGAAVPWRLPRKRRGDSAVAPELGDQGEPLAKRRKGANTVAVSGHEPEQEEAAFEHSDTGSVELGHRKREKKRRKHKEAEIPQTVPWEVGHKKKKKKKDKH; encoded by the exons atggcggcggcg ggATCCGGTAAGATGACCAAATTCGAATGCCCTTCGGAATTTCTCCCGTGCCCACGTGCGCCATTGTGCTCTCTCACGCCAGAGAAGGTGAACGATCCTTCCACCGAGCTCTGGCTCATCAAGGCCCCCGCGGACTTCGATCCCCACGG TTTCTCCGGAAGGAAGATCCCGTTGGTCGGTTTTCAGACACTCAAGTCAAAGACATACAGGGACAAACTGTACAACGTGTTTGGCACGTCCGGCGGAGCAGAAGGGGTCAGTCTGGTCCTCCCCCTGGAGAAGGAAGGCCACGGCGAGAGCTGTCCACCGTTTGCCGGGTGCATCACCATCGGAGAGAGCTGGGAGGATCCGTCCGGGAGCGAGGGGCTGCGCTCCATCCCCGTCAGCCCGGCGCCCAGCATCCCGCCGGGCTTGAAGCTGAGGTTCCAGCCTTTCGGCGCGGCCGTGCCCTGGCGGCTGCCACGGAAACGCCGCGGCGACTCGGCCGTGGCGCCGGAGCTCGGTGACCAGGGGGAGCCCCTGGCCAAGAGGAGGAAGGGGGCGAATACGGTGGCGGTCAGCGGGCACGAGCcagagcaggaagaagctgcctTCGAACACTCAGACACCGGATCGGTGGAGCTCGGACACAGAAAGCGGGAGAAGAAAAGGAGAAAACACAAAGAGGCCGAGATCCCACAGACTGTGCCCTGGGAGGTGGGTcacaagaagaaaaagaagaaaaaagataAACATTAA